One window from the genome of Candidatus Didemnitutus sp. encodes:
- a CDS encoding ABC transporter permease: protein MLRRIAPFAADLISHRELLWQFTLRNVEMRHKGSYLGIVWSILNPLLMLALYVLVFGYIFSGTFGRAGETRLEYGLTIFLGLTLFHFVTETFVTAPIVIVGNPNFVKKVVFPLEILPAANVGGAAIHLLIGLALVLLGVVTLGDGLTLSALWLPVILFPLLLTCLGLNWLFSALGVFLRDLAQLIQFLSLALLFASAVFYPSSRIPPDVWPVMRFNPALIAIDLSRHTVLWHEPIRGTHLAYLYAVGLLSCYVGYAIFRRLKPAFADVL, encoded by the coding sequence ATGTTGCGCCGCATCGCGCCATTCGCCGCCGATCTCATCAGCCATCGCGAACTGCTGTGGCAGTTCACGCTGCGTAACGTCGAGATGCGGCACAAGGGTTCCTACCTCGGCATTGTGTGGTCGATCTTGAATCCGCTGCTGATGCTCGCGCTCTATGTGCTCGTGTTCGGCTACATTTTCAGCGGCACATTCGGTCGGGCTGGCGAAACTCGGCTCGAATACGGCCTGACCATCTTCCTCGGACTAACCCTGTTCCATTTCGTCACCGAGACGTTTGTCACGGCCCCGATCGTGATCGTGGGCAACCCGAACTTCGTCAAGAAGGTCGTCTTCCCGCTCGAAATCCTGCCCGCCGCCAACGTCGGCGGTGCCGCGATCCACCTGCTCATCGGCCTCGCCCTCGTGCTGCTTGGCGTCGTCACCCTCGGCGATGGACTCACCCTCTCCGCCCTCTGGTTGCCGGTGATTCTGTTCCCGTTGCTGTTGACCTGCCTCGGCCTCAACTGGCTGTTCTCCGCCCTCGGGGTCTTCCTGCGCGATCTCGCCCAACTGATCCAGTTTCTCTCGCTCGCGCTGCTGTTCGCCAGCGCCGTCTTCTACCCCAGCTCCCGGATCCCGCCGGACGTATGGCCGGTCATGCGCTTTAATCCCGCGCTCATCGCCATCGATCTCTCCCGCCACACGGTCCTCTGGCACGAGCCGATCCGCGGCACTCACCTCGCCTATCTCTATGCCGTGGGCCTCCTATCCTGCTACGTCGGCTACGCCATCTTTCGCCGGCTGAAACCGGCCTTCGCCGATGTCCTCTGA
- a CDS encoding ABC transporter permease, translating into MLMSLAGIVFGVGFFIVTQAQTSGFEDFFIKTILGTNGAIRIEDKFQDTIYAMSAAGHDKDASKFLVSAREGRRYIEGVENPELLMRALKEFQNVSGASMVVRGSVVADSSFKNDTAQVFGIKLEDHLAVSDLEHQIVRGTLEEYRSTPSGVILGTVLASRLQVSIGDTLILRAGDQQRRYRVCALYETGVSDIDKVRIYMHLGEARSLLKKTVGASFIQVALFDKDRAPQDAVQMENVFRHGAQGWQEREKTWLEVFRALRVSSALTVSTIILISGLGMFNTLAMIVMEKTKEIAILRSMGYTRRDISHIFIWQGTIVLLVGTILGWVFGASVTYGVSKLPIRIRGIFSTDSFVVAWSIWHYVAATVTAAVVVMTASLIPAQRAAKLEPGDIIRGTSQ; encoded by the coding sequence ATGCTCATGAGCCTCGCCGGCATCGTGTTCGGCGTCGGCTTCTTCATCGTCACGCAGGCGCAGACGAGCGGCTTCGAGGACTTCTTCATCAAGACGATCCTCGGCACCAACGGCGCCATTCGCATCGAGGACAAGTTCCAGGACACCATTTACGCGATGTCCGCCGCCGGGCATGACAAGGACGCGAGCAAATTCCTCGTCTCCGCCCGCGAAGGCCGGCGCTATATCGAAGGGGTTGAGAATCCCGAGTTGCTCATGCGCGCGCTGAAGGAATTTCAAAACGTCTCCGGCGCCTCGATGGTGGTGCGCGGCTCCGTCGTGGCCGACAGCTCCTTCAAGAACGACACCGCGCAGGTCTTCGGCATCAAGCTCGAGGATCACCTCGCGGTGTCCGATCTCGAACACCAGATTGTGCGCGGCACGCTCGAGGAATACCGTAGCACGCCGAGCGGCGTGATCCTCGGCACAGTGCTCGCGAGCCGCCTGCAAGTCAGCATCGGCGACACGCTGATCCTCCGGGCGGGCGACCAGCAGCGCCGCTATCGCGTCTGCGCGCTCTACGAAACCGGCGTCAGTGACATCGACAAGGTCCGCATCTACATGCATCTCGGCGAGGCGCGCTCGCTGTTGAAGAAGACCGTCGGCGCCTCCTTCATCCAGGTCGCGCTCTTCGACAAGGACCGCGCCCCGCAGGACGCGGTGCAGATGGAAAACGTTTTCCGCCACGGCGCGCAAGGCTGGCAGGAACGCGAGAAAACGTGGCTCGAGGTTTTCCGCGCGCTGCGCGTCTCGTCGGCGCTCACGGTTTCCACGATCATCCTCATCTCCGGCCTCGGTATGTTCAATACCCTCGCGATGATCGTCATGGAGAAGACCAAGGAGATCGCGATCCTGCGTTCCATGGGCTACACGCGGCGCGACATCTCGCACATCTTCATCTGGCAGGGCACCATTGTGCTGTTGGTCGGCACTATCCTCGGCTGGGTGTTTGGGGCGAGTGTCACTTACGGCGTTTCCAAGCTGCCCATCCGCATTCGCGGCATTTTCTCGACCGACAGCTTTGTCGTCGCCTGGTCGATCTGGCACTACGTGGCGGCGACCGTCACCGCCGCAGTTGTCGTCATGACTGCCTCGCTCATCCCCGCGCAGCGCGCGGCCAAGCTCGAGCCCGGCGATATCATCCGCGGCACCTCGCAGTAA
- a CDS encoding efflux RND transporter periplasmic adaptor subunit, protein MSNRTAGKTWVVRLAAAAAIFAIIVWLIGFLLRPVAIVAPAIRGSAVNTVQGTVEVKAEFANELKSEVRGRVIDSSLDVGKRVFRGDVLVQLDTGDVDIEIERIKNDIVAARRKVEVGSTMRADVLNMRDTVANLTRQAEAGAYPQAELEKQRRSLQQLEQKMELDEVNLKLALQTLENSLRAKERERAKMTVIAPADGVVTAVFARVGDLIGENTPIATAMATTRTVEAKLSEEKFATVKVGQKASVRFLTYGADQYYAVISKILPSADSATQRYTVFLDVSLPEGRVLVPGLTGEVSIIISERKNSILIPRRALVGDYVYVANGSKLERRKVEKGFEGLNQVEILKGLNVDENVVVEEQDRFRDGDRVRTELAKAQQ, encoded by the coding sequence ATGAGCAACCGCACAGCTGGCAAAACCTGGGTGGTGCGCCTCGCCGCCGCCGCCGCCATTTTCGCAATCATCGTTTGGCTGATCGGTTTCCTGCTGCGCCCGGTCGCCATCGTGGCCCCCGCGATCCGCGGATCGGCCGTGAACACCGTGCAGGGCACCGTCGAGGTCAAGGCCGAGTTCGCCAACGAATTGAAGAGCGAAGTCCGCGGTCGTGTGATCGACAGCTCGCTGGATGTCGGCAAACGCGTCTTCCGCGGCGACGTGCTGGTGCAACTCGACACCGGCGACGTCGATATCGAGATCGAACGGATCAAGAACGACATCGTTGCCGCCCGCCGCAAGGTCGAGGTCGGATCCACCATGCGGGCGGACGTCCTCAACATGCGTGACACCGTCGCCAACCTCACGCGTCAGGCCGAAGCCGGTGCCTATCCGCAGGCCGAGCTCGAGAAACAACGCCGCTCCCTCCAGCAGCTCGAGCAGAAGATGGAACTCGACGAGGTGAATCTGAAGCTCGCCCTGCAGACACTCGAAAACAGCTTGCGGGCCAAGGAGCGCGAGCGCGCCAAGATGACGGTGATCGCGCCGGCCGACGGCGTCGTTACGGCGGTCTTCGCTCGCGTGGGCGACCTCATCGGCGAAAACACTCCCATCGCTACAGCCATGGCCACCACGCGCACGGTCGAGGCCAAGCTCAGCGAAGAGAAATTCGCCACGGTCAAAGTCGGGCAGAAAGCCTCGGTTCGCTTTCTGACTTACGGCGCCGATCAATACTACGCGGTCATCTCCAAGATCCTTCCCTCGGCCGATTCCGCGACCCAACGTTACACCGTGTTCCTCGACGTGTCCCTGCCTGAAGGCCGCGTTCTCGTGCCCGGCCTGACCGGCGAAGTGAGCATCATCATTTCCGAGCGCAAGAATTCCATCCTGATTCCGCGCCGTGCGCTGGTCGGCGACTACGTCTACGTTGCCAATGGCAGCAAACTCGAACGCCGCAAGGTGGAGAAGGGCTTCGAAGGGTTGAATCAAGTCGAGATCCTCAAAGGTCTCAACGTCGACGAAAACGTGGTTGTGGAGGAGCAGGACCGCTTCCGCGACGGCGACCGCGTCCGCACCGAGCTGGCCAAGGCGCAGCAGTAA
- a CDS encoding TolC family protein, with protein sequence MKLRYSILACVVIGGGVLAAASVDTLTLPERALPGLDPILHDAVQQSPQMLNHALDLEIAENSRIEARAGLLPTLGGSYRMTETQDDRADQTEVLRVKKVYYDLSLYQPLFFWGERRNNARIGVIAKQMAEGNYREAYRQLAQQLRSGFGNLIIQKVALARAQRYMTYAQQQVSIAEARLAKKEISDLDAFPVRLAAERGQIALEQSAFDFENAKQSFARLAGIPAIADSQIPDEIPLVPYSPEVFEQLLATFLGAKESPNVNVINQRRQVEINQLTFRNQQTRLRPKISAVMGASQDEQAYSINASQKYRVDSRYIGVQVTWNIFDGFASYAATRSSLARRRQAENELAEVSERMQRQAQTQARYINFAARSVAISDRGLDSGRGALRAKEGEFKRGIASESDVSLAELALFDVRISAYSARLDLMLKIGEFLGTLNQDPVVALLPKK encoded by the coding sequence ATGAAATTGCGTTATTCGATCCTGGCTTGCGTGGTGATTGGCGGTGGCGTGTTGGCGGCTGCCTCCGTCGACACTTTGACCCTGCCTGAGCGGGCACTGCCTGGCTTGGATCCGATTCTCCACGATGCGGTGCAGCAATCGCCGCAGATGTTGAACCATGCGCTTGATCTCGAGATAGCGGAAAATAGTCGCATCGAAGCGCGCGCAGGTTTGCTGCCCACGCTGGGTGGCAGCTATCGGATGACTGAAACGCAGGACGATCGCGCCGATCAGACCGAGGTTTTACGGGTGAAAAAGGTCTATTACGATCTTTCGCTCTATCAGCCGCTGTTCTTCTGGGGTGAGCGCCGCAACAACGCCCGCATTGGTGTCATCGCCAAGCAGATGGCGGAAGGTAATTACCGCGAGGCCTATCGCCAGCTGGCGCAGCAATTGCGCTCAGGTTTTGGCAATCTGATCATTCAGAAAGTTGCTTTGGCCCGTGCTCAGCGCTACATGACTTACGCGCAGCAGCAGGTGTCGATTGCCGAGGCACGTCTGGCCAAAAAGGAGATCTCCGATCTCGATGCTTTCCCGGTGCGCCTTGCCGCCGAAAGGGGCCAAATCGCACTTGAGCAATCGGCGTTCGATTTTGAGAACGCCAAACAGTCGTTCGCACGGCTCGCAGGCATCCCGGCGATCGCAGATAGTCAGATTCCCGACGAGATTCCCCTGGTGCCGTATTCGCCCGAGGTGTTCGAGCAACTGCTCGCCACGTTTCTTGGCGCCAAGGAGAGCCCGAACGTCAATGTAATCAATCAGCGTCGTCAGGTTGAAATCAATCAACTCACCTTTCGCAACCAGCAGACCCGTCTGCGTCCGAAGATCTCCGCGGTGATGGGTGCGAGCCAGGACGAACAGGCTTATTCGATCAACGCCTCGCAAAAATACCGCGTCGACTCGCGCTATATCGGTGTGCAGGTTACATGGAATATCTTCGACGGCTTTGCCAGCTATGCGGCGACGCGCAGCTCGCTCGCCCGCCGCCGCCAGGCGGAGAACGAGCTCGCAGAAGTTTCCGAACGCATGCAGCGCCAGGCGCAAACGCAAGCGCGCTATATAAACTTCGCGGCTCGTTCGGTGGCTATTTCCGACCGCGGTCTCGACTCCGGTCGCGGTGCGCTCCGTGCGAAGGAGGGTGAATTCAAGCGTGGCATCGCTTCCGAGTCGGACGTTTCGCTCGCAGAATTGGCGCTCTTTGATGTGAGAATTTCCGCCTATAGCGCCCGGCTCGATCTGATGCTCAAAATCGGCGAATTCCTGGGAACCTTGAACCAGGATCCGGTGGTCGCACTCCTTCCGAAAAAATGA
- a CDS encoding TAT-variant-translocated molybdopterin oxidoreductase — translation MKRKFDHPAAPANGQRYWRSLDELANTPGFREQLAREFPEGASSIEGVDRRQFMKIMAASFALGGIGLAGCRRPETNILPYGKSSEYIVPGLPLYYATAMPLRRHAQPLLAETHQGRPTKLEGNPSYDPTGGASSLMAQASVLDLYDPDRATQHVRQGNAIDTAAVNDLLASIAKQYAGNGEGLAFLADESASPTRARLVAALKAKFPRAIWAEYEPVADEAPADAALASFGQNVKPIYRFAKAKRVLSLDADFFHAEGGALEYARAFSKARRVVKKDDPMNRLYVVESAFTLTGSMADHRLRLGSSQMLAFAAALAGHVTGSDAHAALAQGLGDVNPKWIEECAKDLAEHRGESIVIAGAHQPAAVHVLVNAINAHLGNIGSTVEFVAAEPRTASTIQALAAAIKAGSVKTLFVLNGNPAYNAPADLEFGALLKSVPDVIRFGYHADETAALAGTTLAATHYLESWSDARTLDGTIVPIQPMILPLFGGLMEVELLARLAGEQNPEAYAQVFATIGGVTGGDKKAFEKFLHDGVLANSAYKPVSVTFNAGTADALVAKASATTAPASGNLEVRFATDHKLDDGRFANNGWLQECPDPITKISWDNAILISPRLAKELKVYPHGSNPQVARVENADFPQGKELAYIGEVAMADGRKVSGPIHIQPGLANYTIILPLGYGRTHVGHVGNGGGFNAYSVRTSAAMSFATGAKLTVTGTKQKLANTQEHWSMEGRDIVREANLDEFSSNPAFVAGIGMESHTPAVYGKDKDQPLAFKATNTPRGNSLYEQPNFDGIHQWGMSIDLNTCIGCNACVIACQAENNIPIVGKDQVMRGREMHWIRLDRYYSDGKADAAAFGGEGNKEIPEDPQAVVQPMTCQHCETAPCETVCPVNATVHDDEGINTMAYNRCIGTRYCANNCPYKVRRFNYFDFNKRATDALYMGPLGHQKEMPELVKMVKNPDVSIRMRGVMEKCTFCIQRINQGKIAQKRKAGASGDVEVPDGTIRTACQQVCAVDAIVFGNIKDPHSQVSQLKAQERDYAVLGYLNVRPRLTYLGKIRNPNPHMPDYQALPFSRVEYNSKNHPSHGGSEGHGASHGEHAAGEAHHGGSI, via the coding sequence ATGAAACGCAAATTTGACCATCCCGCCGCTCCCGCGAACGGCCAACGCTACTGGCGCAGCCTCGACGAGCTCGCCAACACGCCCGGTTTCCGCGAGCAGCTCGCCCGCGAGTTCCCCGAGGGCGCGTCCTCCATCGAGGGCGTCGACCGCCGTCAGTTCATGAAGATCATGGCGGCGTCGTTCGCGCTCGGCGGCATCGGCCTCGCCGGCTGCCGCCGCCCCGAGACGAACATCCTGCCCTACGGCAAGTCGTCCGAATATATCGTCCCGGGCCTCCCGCTCTACTACGCCACCGCGATGCCGCTGCGTCGTCACGCGCAGCCGCTCCTCGCCGAGACGCACCAAGGCCGTCCGACCAAGCTCGAGGGCAACCCGAGCTACGACCCGACCGGCGGCGCCAGCTCGCTGATGGCCCAGGCGTCCGTTCTCGATCTCTACGATCCGGACCGCGCCACGCAGCACGTCCGCCAGGGCAACGCCATCGACACCGCGGCGGTCAACGACCTGCTCGCCTCGATCGCGAAGCAATATGCCGGCAACGGCGAAGGCCTCGCGTTCCTCGCCGACGAATCCGCCTCGCCGACCCGCGCCCGCCTCGTCGCCGCGCTGAAGGCCAAGTTCCCGCGCGCCATCTGGGCCGAATACGAGCCCGTCGCCGACGAAGCGCCGGCCGATGCCGCGCTCGCCTCCTTCGGCCAGAACGTGAAGCCGATCTACCGCTTCGCGAAGGCCAAGCGCGTCCTCTCGCTCGACGCCGATTTCTTCCACGCTGAAGGCGGCGCGCTCGAATACGCTCGCGCGTTCTCGAAGGCCCGTCGCGTCGTGAAGAAGGACGACCCGATGAACCGCCTCTACGTCGTGGAGAGCGCGTTCACGCTGACCGGCTCGATGGCGGATCACCGCCTCCGCCTCGGCAGCTCGCAGATGCTCGCGTTCGCCGCCGCACTCGCCGGCCACGTCACGGGCAGCGATGCCCACGCCGCGCTCGCGCAAGGCCTCGGCGACGTGAACCCGAAGTGGATTGAGGAGTGCGCCAAGGACCTCGCCGAACACCGCGGCGAGTCGATCGTCATCGCCGGCGCGCACCAGCCCGCCGCCGTTCACGTCCTCGTCAACGCGATCAACGCGCACCTCGGCAACATCGGCTCGACCGTCGAGTTCGTCGCCGCCGAGCCGCGCACGGCCTCCACGATCCAGGCGCTCGCCGCCGCGATCAAGGCCGGCTCGGTCAAGACCCTCTTCGTCCTCAACGGCAACCCCGCCTACAACGCGCCCGCCGACCTCGAGTTCGGCGCGCTGCTGAAGTCGGTCCCCGACGTCATCCGCTTCGGTTATCACGCCGACGAGACCGCCGCACTCGCGGGCACGACGCTCGCGGCGACGCATTACCTCGAATCGTGGTCCGACGCCCGCACGCTCGACGGCACGATCGTGCCGATCCAGCCGATGATCCTCCCGCTCTTCGGCGGTCTGATGGAAGTCGAGCTGCTCGCGCGCCTCGCCGGCGAACAAAACCCCGAGGCCTACGCGCAAGTCTTCGCGACGATCGGTGGCGTCACCGGCGGCGACAAGAAGGCCTTCGAGAAATTCCTCCACGACGGCGTGCTCGCCAACTCGGCTTACAAGCCGGTGTCGGTCACGTTCAACGCCGGCACCGCCGACGCGCTCGTCGCGAAAGCCTCCGCCACCACGGCGCCGGCCTCCGGCAACCTCGAAGTCCGCTTCGCCACCGACCACAAGCTCGATGACGGCCGCTTCGCCAATAACGGTTGGCTGCAAGAGTGCCCGGACCCGATCACCAAGATCTCCTGGGACAACGCCATTCTCATCTCCCCGCGTCTCGCGAAGGAGCTGAAGGTTTACCCGCACGGCAGCAACCCGCAGGTCGCGCGTGTCGAGAATGCCGATTTCCCGCAGGGCAAGGAACTCGCCTACATTGGCGAAGTGGCGATGGCGGACGGCCGCAAGGTCTCCGGCCCGATCCACATCCAGCCCGGTCTGGCGAATTACACGATCATCCTTCCGCTCGGCTACGGCCGCACGCATGTGGGCCACGTCGGCAACGGCGGCGGCTTCAACGCCTACTCGGTCCGCACCAGTGCCGCGATGTCGTTCGCGACCGGTGCGAAGCTCACGGTCACCGGCACGAAGCAGAAGCTCGCGAACACGCAGGAGCACTGGTCGATGGAAGGCCGCGACATCGTGCGCGAAGCCAACCTCGACGAGTTCAGCTCCAATCCCGCGTTCGTCGCCGGCATCGGCATGGAGTCCCACACGCCTGCCGTTTACGGCAAGGACAAGGACCAGCCGCTCGCCTTCAAGGCGACGAACACGCCGCGCGGCAACTCGCTCTACGAGCAGCCCAACTTCGACGGCATCCACCAATGGGGCATGTCGATCGACCTCAACACCTGCATCGGCTGCAACGCCTGCGTCATCGCCTGCCAGGCGGAAAACAATATTCCGATCGTCGGCAAGGACCAGGTCATGCGCGGCCGCGAGATGCACTGGATCCGCCTCGACCGTTACTACAGCGACGGCAAGGCCGACGCCGCAGCGTTCGGCGGCGAGGGCAACAAGGAGATTCCGGAAGATCCGCAGGCGGTCGTGCAGCCCATGACCTGCCAGCACTGCGAAACCGCGCCGTGCGAAACCGTGTGCCCCGTCAACGCCACCGTGCACGACGACGAAGGCATCAACACGATGGCTTACAACCGCTGCATCGGCACGCGTTACTGCGCCAACAACTGTCCCTACAAGGTCCGCCGCTTTAATTATTTCGATTTCAACAAGCGCGCGACCGACGCCCTCTACATGGGCCCGCTCGGCCACCAGAAGGAGATGCCGGAGCTGGTCAAGATGGTGAAGAACCCGGACGTCTCGATCCGCATGCGCGGTGTGATGGAGAAGTGCACCTTCTGCATCCAGCGCATCAATCAGGGCAAGATCGCCCAGAAGCGCAAAGCCGGCGCCAGCGGCGATGTCGAAGTGCCGGACGGCACGATCCGCACCGCCTGCCAGCAGGTCTGCGCGGTCGACGCCATCGTGTTCGGCAACATCAAGGACCCGCACAGCCAGGTTTCGCAACTCAAGGCGCAGGAACGCGACTACGCGGTGCTCGGTTACCTCAACGTTCGCCCGCGTCTCACCTACCTGGGCAAGATTCGTAATCCCAACCCGCACATGCCGGACTATCAGGCCCTCCCGTTCAGCCGGGTGGAATACAACAGCAAGAATCACCCGTCGCACGGCGGCAGCGAAGGCCACGGCGCCTCGCACGGCGAGCACGCGGCGGGTGAAGCTCATCACGGAGGGTCGATCTAA
- a CDS encoding cytochrome c3 family protein, whose amino-acid sequence MSKIFPKSANALPLQIVIFLFVLGSVATAAVTYYSTPKYLRVGYQPIQPVPFDHSLHAGNLAIDCRYCHASVEKSATSSVPTAQTCMNCHSIIKPQSPLLEPVRKSFETGEPVPWVKIHQAPDYVYFNHSVHVNRGMSCVECHGKVNEMSTVWHDKSHSMGFCLDCHRNPEKFVRKPADVFNLNSKTVAEQAGLEEAHKMIADWKVKPPQSCSGCHR is encoded by the coding sequence ATGTCGAAAATCTTCCCGAAATCCGCGAACGCTCTGCCGCTGCAGATCGTGATCTTTTTGTTCGTGCTCGGCAGCGTCGCGACCGCCGCCGTCACCTACTACTCGACGCCGAAATACCTCCGCGTCGGCTACCAGCCGATCCAGCCGGTCCCCTTCGACCACTCGCTCCACGCGGGCAACCTCGCGATCGACTGCCGCTATTGCCACGCCTCCGTGGAAAAGTCGGCCACGTCCAGCGTCCCCACGGCGCAGACGTGCATGAACTGCCACTCGATCATCAAGCCCCAGAGCCCGCTCCTCGAGCCGGTGCGCAAGAGCTTCGAGACGGGCGAGCCCGTGCCGTGGGTGAAGATTCATCAGGCGCCCGACTACGTCTACTTCAACCACTCCGTGCACGTGAACCGCGGCATGAGCTGCGTCGAGTGCCACGGCAAGGTGAACGAGATGTCGACGGTCTGGCATGACAAGTCCCACTCGATGGGCTTCTGCCTGGATTGCCACCGCAACCCGGAAAAATTCGTCCGCAAGCCCGCCGACGTTTTCAACCTCAACTCGAAGACCGTGGCCGAACAAGCCGGACTCGAAGAGGCCCACAAGATGATTGCCGATTGGAAGGTTAAGCCCCCGCAAAGCTGCTCCGGCTGCCACCGCTGA
- a CDS encoding ABC transporter ATP-binding protein yields MATATQVALRCENLHRYLGQGDGRVHVLRGVSFEAHPGRVTAIVGPSGCGKSTLLYLLGLLDKPDDGSIWIREQLMSNSGDVERTAARGEHIGFVFQFHFLMQEFSALENVMMPMRKLGKLSEDEMVARAKVLLGDVGLGEKTHRLATQLSGGEQQRVAIARALANQPAIILADEPTGNLDQKNSAMVFDLLTRLAKENGQAVVLVTHNPDIANRCDEIRPMRDGEFVR; encoded by the coding sequence ATGGCCACGGCAACCCAAGTCGCGCTCCGCTGCGAGAATCTGCACCGCTACCTCGGCCAGGGCGATGGTCGCGTGCATGTGTTGCGCGGCGTATCGTTCGAGGCGCATCCCGGCCGCGTCACCGCGATCGTCGGCCCTTCCGGCTGCGGCAAGTCCACGCTACTCTACCTGCTCGGCCTCCTCGACAAGCCGGACGACGGTTCGATCTGGATTCGCGAGCAGTTGATGTCGAACAGCGGTGACGTCGAGCGCACCGCCGCGCGCGGTGAGCACATCGGCTTCGTTTTCCAGTTCCACTTCCTGATGCAGGAATTCTCCGCACTGGAGAACGTCATGATGCCCATGCGCAAGCTCGGCAAATTGTCGGAAGACGAAATGGTCGCGCGCGCGAAGGTGCTCCTCGGCGACGTCGGTCTTGGTGAAAAGACGCACCGCCTCGCCACGCAGCTCTCCGGCGGCGAACAACAGCGCGTCGCCATCGCCCGCGCCCTCGCCAACCAGCCCGCGATCATCCTCGCCGACGAGCCGACCGGCAACTTGGACCAGAAAAACTCCGCCATGGTCTTCGATCTCCTGACCCGCCTCGCCAAGGAAAACGGCCAGGCCGTCGTGCTCGTCACGCACAACCCGGACATCGCGAACCGCTGCGATGAAATCCGGCCGATGCGCGACGGCGAGTTCGTCCGCTGA
- the cysC gene encoding adenylyl-sulfate kinase gives MPPPGLVFWLFGLSGAGKSTLAGALAASLRADGRAVLTLDGDRLREGLCAGLGFSDTDRAENLRRAAEVARLASESGLTVVASFITPREANRADVDRIVGAARVRWIHVSAPLDVCRARDVKGLYARQAAGKVPQFTGISSAFEPPTQAHLSLDTLAETPADSAARLLAFARAALR, from the coding sequence TTGCCGCCTCCCGGTTTGGTCTTCTGGCTTTTCGGCCTCTCCGGCGCCGGCAAATCCACCCTGGCGGGCGCATTGGCCGCGTCGCTGCGCGCCGACGGCCGCGCCGTGCTGACGCTCGACGGCGACCGGTTGCGCGAGGGCTTGTGCGCCGGCCTCGGCTTCAGCGACACCGACCGCGCCGAGAACCTCCGGCGCGCCGCCGAGGTTGCGCGCCTCGCCAGCGAATCGGGTCTGACCGTCGTCGCCTCGTTCATCACGCCGCGCGAGGCCAACCGCGCCGACGTCGACCGGATCGTCGGCGCCGCTCGCGTGCGCTGGATTCACGTTTCGGCACCGCTGGATGTCTGCCGTGCCCGCGACGTCAAAGGCCTCTACGCTCGCCAGGCCGCGGGCAAGGTGCCGCAGTTCACGGGCATCTCGTCCGCCTTCGAGCCGCCCACACAAGCCCACCTCTCGCTCGACACGCTGGCCGAAACCCCGGCCGACTCCGCCGCCCGGCTGCTGGCCTTCGCCCGCGCCGCGCTCCGCTGA
- the cysD gene encoding sulfate adenylyltransferase subunit CysD gives MSQLHLDHLDALEHEAVHILREAAVQFPRAAILFSGGKDSLVLAALARKAFAPSRPPFALLHVDTGHNFPETLAFRDAFARDFGFKLLVRRVQDTIDAGRAIEETGPQASRNALQTITLLDAIAELQLDAALGGGRRDEEKARAKERIFSHRDDFGQWDPKNQRPELWNLYNGRKRPGEHFRVFPLSNWTELDVWCYIQREQLPLPSLYFAHEREVFLRHGSLLAASPVLPLLPGETPRRERVRFRTVGDMTCTGAVRSTAATLDEIIAEVAAARQTERGTRHDDRRSETAMEDRKRAGYF, from the coding sequence ATGTCGCAACTCCACCTCGATCACCTCGACGCCCTCGAACACGAAGCCGTGCACATCCTGCGCGAGGCGGCGGTGCAGTTCCCGCGCGCCGCGATCCTGTTCTCCGGCGGCAAGGATTCGCTCGTGCTCGCCGCGCTCGCGCGCAAGGCCTTCGCGCCGTCGCGCCCGCCGTTCGCGCTGCTGCACGTCGACACCGGCCACAACTTCCCCGAGACGCTCGCCTTCCGCGACGCCTTCGCGCGCGACTTCGGCTTCAAGCTCCTCGTCCGCCGCGTGCAAGACACCATCGACGCCGGCCGCGCCATCGAGGAGACCGGCCCGCAGGCCAGCCGCAACGCGCTCCAGACGATCACGCTGCTCGACGCCATCGCCGAGCTCCAGCTCGACGCCGCGCTCGGCGGCGGGCGCCGCGACGAGGAAAAGGCGCGCGCCAAGGAACGCATCTTTTCCCACCGCGACGACTTCGGCCAGTGGGATCCAAAGAACCAGCGTCCCGAGCTCTGGAATCTCTACAACGGCCGCAAGCGCCCCGGGGAGCACTTCCGCGTCTTCCCGCTCAGCAACTGGACCGAGCTCGACGTCTGGTGCTACATCCAGCGCGAGCAGTTGCCCCTGCCCTCGCTCTACTTCGCCCACGAGCGCGAGGTGTTCCTCCGCCACGGCTCGCTGCTCGCCGCCTCGCCCGTCCTCCCGCTCCTGCCCGGCGAGACGCCCCGCCGCGAGCGCGTGCGCTTCCGCACCGTCGGCGATATGACCTGCACCGGCGCCGTGCGCTCCACCGCCGCCACCCTCGACGAGATCATCGCCGAGGTCGCCGCCGCGCGCCAGACCGAGCGCGGCACGCGCCACGACGACCGCCGCTCCGAGACCGCCATGGAGGACCGCAAGCGCGCGGGCTATTTCTGA